One Chelonoidis abingdonii isolate Lonesome George chromosome 18, CheloAbing_2.0, whole genome shotgun sequence genomic region harbors:
- the LOC116837767 gene encoding transmembrane protein 45B-like has product MKNFEGHALPGCYFLTVGVLWSVKYPIKYLMQRDNENISKNKWYQYLELLEGMGKVITALVGILAGQFIPEGPHLHLYTQDHTWVDLLTWTHGTMYFAYGLAGLVDILILLPLGLPPGLDRFMLSQALFVEGFLFYFHAHHRPPLDQHLHSLMLVAICGGALCSLLEVFMRDHPVFELLRTIMFLLQGSWFLQIGFVLYPPWGGPGWDQTDHENIMFFTMCLSWHYLGALLLSMINYTIVYCCMERWKKYGRWRKIGSSTFDMSSYTPLLLGTDNVENVDSTLGSLPS; this is encoded by the exons ATGAAAAACTTTGAAGGTCATGCCCTTCCAGGGTGCTACTTCCTGACagttggggtcctgtggtctgtGAAATACCCCATCAAGTATCTCATGCAGAGGGACAATGAAAACATCAGCAAAAATAAGTGGTACCAGTATCTGGAGCTCCTGGAAGGGATGGGCAAAGTTATCACTGCTCTAGTGG GGATTCTTGCTGGACAGTTTATTCCCGAGGGCCCCCATTTGCATCTCTACACCCAGGATCACACTTGGGTGGACCTGCTGACTTGGACACATGGAACCATGTACTTCGCCTATGGCCTCGCTGGCCTAGTGGATATTCTCATCCTGCTCCCACTTGGGCTGCCCCCAGGGCTGGATCGCTTCATGCTCTCCCAGGCGCTGTTTGTTGAAG gttttctcttttattttcatGCCCATCACCGCCCCCCGCTGGATCAGCACCTCCACTCACTGATGCTGGTTGCCATATGTGGTGGTGCCCTTTGCTCCCTTCTGGAAGTGTTCATGCGAGATCACCCAGTCTTCGAGCTCTTAAGGACTATCATGTTCCTTCTCCAAGGATCCTGGTTCTTGCAG ATCGGATTTGTGCTGTACCCACCATGgggggggccaggctgggacCAGACTGATCATGAAAACATCATGTTCTTCACCATGTGCTTGAGCTGGCACTATCTAGGTGCTCTCCTCCTCTCGATGATCAACTACACCATCGTTTATTG TTGCATGGAGAGGTGGAAGAAATACggcagatggagaaaaattggGAGTTCGACATTTGACATGAGTTCATATACTCCTCTCCTACTGGGAACGGATAACGTGGAAAATGTTGACTCCACGCTGGGGTCTCTTCCTTCCTAG